One part of the Saprospiraceae bacterium genome encodes these proteins:
- a CDS encoding serine hydrolase, whose product MKSALNALLLVLSFQILSAQTFNLNLAAKLKVTLDSLVSIYPNTKGMSASVYCPDQGIWTGASGFSHTGQVITTDMQFGIASNSKLFTAVALLKLAENNIISLEDSLHEWLPDFDNIDHNVTIRQLLNHTSGISDMFSTKAQLDSINKNPNRNWTPEEVLSWIEPMQFSPGTNFFYSNTNYILAGMIAESATGFHISRIIRDSILTPLQLDSIFNDVKENEIGPIAHRWFGGIDYHDTSRVSLNTAGGPAGAIFSSSSEMAKWFQALMDGQILNATSLAQMTTFLKPGNYGLGIGLFSFFGNSCWGHGGITIGYKSRTIYDPCMKTFVCGLSNSNPSAVDGITALLYKVLVDYLPACSGIIQGATVVCQGQKSVVYSVPIIKNATSYIWTLPNGALGTSSTNSIVVNYGVTAVNGIISVKGVNSYGDGATSTLTITVNPLPITTITVNGSTTICQGTSVTLTASDASAYLWNQGEKTKNILVSKAGNYFVTNTNEYGCKATSNITIINVINTPSMPDQITGKKLAVCANSSENYSVPIVNGVNYYWIPPTGATVTQGQGSNNIQVNFGGSFTNGNLAVVMYNTCGISPMRKLMINSIPSIPGNISGTPFPTCNSPIVYSIKKIEGAIAYIWSTNVNGAVITQNPSPEDTAASIVFPQFITGTVSVKATNDCGSGPSRTISINGSPASATNIFGNTSPCVGAKEYYYIAKISGASSYKWTVPNGSSILTDPNLNSIQVLIGNNAGDISVAGINSCGTGISKKISIIKPCQSLKSKSKSEYNLYAFPNPATDQIKLTFFGIEFGTGHLQLFDTRGSLLQSKHVFINKGENHHVFDLHNYSEGIYTLRLITNDTNQTVRIVKE is encoded by the coding sequence ATGAAATCAGCATTGAATGCACTTCTTTTAGTTCTTAGTTTCCAAATTTTATCAGCTCAAACATTTAACCTAAATTTGGCGGCTAAATTAAAAGTAACCTTAGATTCGTTAGTCAGTATATATCCAAACACGAAAGGGATGTCTGCAAGTGTATATTGCCCCGACCAAGGCATTTGGACAGGTGCTAGTGGCTTCTCACATACCGGACAAGTAATTACAACAGATATGCAGTTTGGAATTGCAAGTAATTCCAAATTATTTACAGCGGTGGCACTGCTAAAACTAGCCGAAAATAATATTATAAGCCTGGAGGATTCACTTCATGAGTGGTTGCCAGATTTCGATAATATTGATCACAATGTCACGATCCGTCAACTACTTAACCATACGAGTGGCATCAGTGACATGTTTTCAACCAAGGCCCAACTTGATTCCATAAATAAAAATCCGAATCGAAATTGGACACCTGAAGAAGTGTTGAGTTGGATAGAACCAATGCAATTCTCACCGGGTACTAACTTCTTCTACTCTAACACAAATTATATACTAGCTGGAATGATAGCTGAAAGTGCTACAGGTTTTCATATTTCAAGAATTATTCGCGATAGCATTTTAACACCATTACAATTAGACAGTATTTTCAATGATGTAAAAGAAAATGAAATTGGTCCGATTGCACATAGATGGTTTGGTGGTATTGATTACCATGATACTTCCAGAGTTTCATTAAATACTGCTGGCGGACCTGCAGGTGCTATTTTCTCAAGCTCCAGTGAAATGGCAAAATGGTTTCAAGCACTTATGGATGGTCAGATTTTAAATGCTACTTCATTAGCTCAAATGACAACATTTTTAAAACCTGGAAATTACGGTTTGGGCATTGGCCTCTTTTCATTTTTCGGAAACAGCTGTTGGGGTCATGGTGGCATCACCATTGGATATAAAAGCAGAACCATTTATGATCCCTGTATGAAAACATTCGTTTGTGGTCTTTCAAATTCCAATCCATCTGCTGTAGATGGAATAACAGCATTGCTCTATAAAGTTCTTGTGGATTATTTGCCTGCATGCAGTGGAATAATTCAAGGTGCAACGGTGGTTTGTCAAGGTCAAAAATCAGTCGTTTATTCTGTCCCAATTATCAAAAATGCTACAAGCTATATTTGGACATTACCAAATGGTGCTCTTGGCACTAGCTCCACAAATAGCATTGTTGTCAATTATGGAGTAACTGCTGTCAATGGAATTATATCTGTTAAAGGAGTAAATTCATATGGAGATGGAGCTACTTCTACATTAACAATCACTGTAAACCCACTCCCTATAACAACGATCACTGTAAATGGATCAACAACGATCTGCCAGGGAACTTCAGTGACATTAACTGCAAGTGATGCAAGTGCTTACTTGTGGAATCAAGGCGAAAAAACAAAAAATATACTCGTTTCTAAAGCAGGAAATTACTTCGTTACCAATACAAATGAATATGGATGTAAAGCAACTTCGAATATTACAATAATAAATGTTATCAACACACCTTCCATGCCAGATCAAATCACTGGAAAAAAATTAGCAGTTTGTGCGAATTCTTCAGAAAACTATTCCGTACCAATTGTGAATGGAGTAAATTATTATTGGATTCCACCAACAGGTGCAACGGTAACACAGGGTCAAGGTAGTAACAACATTCAAGTAAATTTTGGTGGCTCATTTACAAATGGAAATTTAGCAGTGGTAATGTATAATACTTGTGGAATAAGTCCAATGCGAAAACTTATGATAAATTCCATTCCTTCAATTCCTGGCAATATTTCAGGTACTCCGTTTCCAACATGTAATTCACCAATCGTTTATTCAATCAAAAAAATTGAAGGTGCAATAGCTTATATTTGGTCAACGAATGTAAATGGCGCAGTAATCACACAAAATCCAAGTCCGGAAGACACCGCAGCTAGCATCGTATTTCCACAATTTATTACTGGAACCGTAAGTGTCAAAGCTACGAATGACTGTGGTTCCGGGCCATCAAGAACGATATCAATTAATGGATCCCCTGCATCAGCGACAAATATATTTGGAAATACCTCTCCTTGCGTTGGCGCAAAAGAATACTATTACATTGCAAAAATTTCGGGTGCAAGTTCTTATAAATGGACGGTGCCTAACGGAAGCAGTATTTTAACGGACCCTAACTTAAATAGTATTCAAGTTCTTATTGGAAATAATGCAGGAGACATTTCTGTCGCTGGAATAAATAGTTGTGGAACAGGCATCTCAAAAAAAATATCAATAATTAAACCCTGTCAAAGCCTCAAGTCGAAGTCAAAATCAGAATACAATCTTTATGCTTTTCCAAATCCTGCAACGGATCAAATTAAGCTTACATTTTTTGGAATTGAATTTGGAACTGGACATCTACAACTTTTTGATACTCGTGGAAGCTTATTACAATCGAAGCATGTATTCATAAATAAAGGTGAAAATCATCATGTTTTCGACTTACACAACTATTCTGAAGGCATTTACACCCTTCGATTAATAACTAATGATACAAATCAAACAGTCAGGATTGTAAAGGAATAA
- the smpB gene encoding SsrA-binding protein SmpB, whose amino-acid sequence MCDTVKGIEIINRKASFSYHFLQSFEAGILLSGSEVKSIKAGNANMSDAYCIIERGEVWIKNFHITEYKQSMEKEYNPKRDRKLLLNKSEIRKIERKIAEKGLTLIPYKMYLSERGLLKLEIIVASGKKSYDKRESIKEKDEKRNLERDFKLR is encoded by the coding sequence ATATGTGACACAGTGAAAGGCATAGAAATTATAAATCGGAAAGCAAGTTTTTCATATCATTTTCTTCAATCCTTTGAAGCAGGAATTCTATTGTCGGGGAGCGAAGTAAAATCTATAAAAGCTGGAAATGCAAATATGAGTGATGCATATTGTATAATTGAACGAGGTGAAGTTTGGATTAAAAATTTCCATATAACAGAATATAAACAAAGTATGGAAAAGGAGTATAATCCGAAGCGCGATCGGAAGTTGTTATTGAATAAGTCAGAAATTAGAAAAATTGAACGTAAAATAGCGGAGAAAGGATTAACCTTGATCCCTTATAAAATGTACTTATCAGAAAGGGGTTTACTGAAATTGGAAATCATTGTAGCTTCTGGTAAGAAGTCGTATGATAAGCGGGAATCCATTAAAGAAAAAGATGAAAAGAGAAACCTTGAGAGAGATTTCAAATTGAGATAA
- a CDS encoding T9SS type A sorting domain-containing protein yields MFLKKLVLNLLLICIFCLNPNFAQPGSITISDTVKYQIIDGFGAHQSDASINQSWWNQLFYDDLECSIYRVDLTPKLVSPYSDLNCFSPWFMGSSVKSVFNFEDASNPNGPEGNRVRTYTGPNDYSRQFGGRSAPIAVMGPDIEKNIAYFRYDVNTAIQTGKQRINQLGDFKLIGSIWSPLPWVKVSSGNRYPENWWPGPVINSPWPFIWGGNFSGGRLDVSNTPLQVFNDLNLGGTGPTSSLTQFARSTAAYILGYQRFHQQKFYAISIQNELNFEVYYSSMTYPLSSQYIAAIKVVRNEFDKYPELKDIRIMGPEDLLGGDSYGMWEYGGPVHKNLQYLKNIAADPEALKALDFLCIHGYASDGVSTSGSNPGLWDWWVKGWTTSPAPGIPANVKGFSSLGKKSWMTETSGEYPDWIYPKAGFPGEGAFGVGIRIHQALTNGMESAWIYWTFTDSDSNGNVSQYGLSNQASGNSSPKFNAAKHFYKFIRPGAVRINANVLGGNGIVASAYTQDQNKKITIVILNTSTNLQTTTLKLPYTNVVLNAYVSKENDYWKASTVNVINGQANISIPAYGMLTLHGGIPSTESDPIGENSKHKMLVYPNPFVHEITVKCDCIAGDYNLEIIDCQGKIILTKILNSSISKIQFDQTIEAGLYYYKITKFGLLLDSGKIVKLAE; encoded by the coding sequence ATGTTTTTGAAAAAATTAGTTTTAAATCTACTGTTGATCTGTATTTTTTGTTTGAATCCTAATTTCGCCCAGCCTGGGAGCATTACGATTTCAGATACTGTAAAATATCAAATTATAGATGGTTTTGGGGCACATCAAAGTGATGCTTCCATAAATCAATCCTGGTGGAACCAATTGTTTTACGATGATTTAGAATGCAGTATTTATAGGGTAGATCTGACTCCTAAATTAGTTTCACCCTATTCTGATTTGAATTGTTTTTCACCTTGGTTCATGGGGTCATCAGTCAAAAGTGTTTTTAATTTTGAAGATGCATCCAATCCAAATGGACCCGAGGGTAATCGTGTCAGGACGTATACTGGTCCGAATGACTATTCCCGACAATTTGGAGGTCGATCTGCACCTATTGCCGTTATGGGACCCGATATTGAAAAAAACATTGCCTATTTTCGGTATGATGTAAATACTGCGATTCAAACAGGAAAACAGCGAATAAACCAATTAGGTGATTTTAAATTAATAGGCTCTATATGGTCGCCATTACCTTGGGTTAAAGTTTCCTCTGGAAATAGGTATCCAGAGAATTGGTGGCCGGGTCCAGTAATTAATTCACCATGGCCATTTATTTGGGGTGGTAATTTTTCTGGTGGCAGATTAGATGTTTCAAATACTCCTTTGCAAGTTTTTAATGATTTAAATTTAGGAGGAACAGGACCAACGAGTTCGTTAACGCAATTTGCAAGGAGCACGGCTGCATATATTTTAGGCTATCAACGATTCCATCAACAAAAATTTTATGCTATTAGTATTCAGAACGAATTGAATTTTGAAGTTTATTATAGTAGTATGACCTATCCACTTTCTTCACAATATATTGCGGCGATTAAAGTGGTTCGAAACGAATTTGACAAATACCCAGAATTAAAAGATATAAGAATCATGGGTCCTGAAGATTTATTGGGAGGTGATTCCTATGGTATGTGGGAATATGGTGGACCTGTTCATAAAAATTTGCAATATTTGAAGAATATTGCTGCAGATCCTGAAGCATTAAAAGCCTTAGATTTTTTATGTATTCATGGATATGCAAGTGATGGAGTTAGTACTTCCGGATCAAATCCAGGATTGTGGGATTGGTGGGTTAAAGGATGGACTACGAGTCCAGCTCCTGGCATTCCTGCAAATGTTAAAGGCTTTTCTAGTCTTGGAAAAAAATCCTGGATGACAGAGACTTCTGGCGAATATCCTGATTGGATATATCCTAAAGCTGGTTTTCCTGGAGAAGGTGCTTTTGGTGTTGGGATTCGAATTCATCAGGCGCTCACCAATGGTATGGAAAGTGCATGGATTTACTGGACGTTTACAGATAGTGATAGCAATGGAAATGTAAGTCAATATGGTTTGTCAAATCAAGCTAGCGGAAACAGTTCCCCAAAATTTAATGCGGCCAAACATTTTTATAAATTTATCCGTCCCGGTGCTGTTAGGATTAACGCAAACGTACTTGGAGGAAATGGAATTGTAGCGAGTGCATATACCCAGGATCAAAATAAAAAAATTACGATTGTAATTCTAAACACAAGTACAAATTTACAAACGACCACCTTGAAATTACCATATACTAATGTTGTATTGAATGCCTATGTTTCTAAGGAAAATGATTATTGGAAAGCATCTACCGTCAATGTAATTAACGGACAAGCAAATATCAGTATACCAGCCTATGGTATGCTGACACTCCATGGAGGGATTCCATCTACTGAAAGCGATCCTATTGGAGAAAATTCTAAACATAAAATGCTGGTTTATCCAAATCCATTCGTTCATGAAATAACGGTAAAATGTGATTGTATTGCAGGTGATTATAATTTGGAGATCATAGATTGTCAAGGAAAAATTATTTTGACAAAAATTTTAAATTCTTCGATTTCTAAAATCCAATTTGATCAAACAATAGAAGCTGGATTGTATTATTATAAAATCACTAAATTTGGTTTATTATTGGATAGCGGTAAAATCGTTAAGTTGGCAGAATAA